One Ricinus communis isolate WT05 ecotype wild-type chromosome 1, ASM1957865v1, whole genome shotgun sequence DNA window includes the following coding sequences:
- the LOC8266290 gene encoding probable xyloglucan endotransglucosylase/hydrolase protein 27, which produces MVMISYLRFFIMSMSLPTISVYGFSKNYTTSTFNQSFSRLFGDNHIVFLDDEGNSVQISLDQSTGSGFMSRVYYYYAYFSASIKLPADYTAGVVVTFYTSNSNIYQNFHDELDFEFLGNVRGQNWVVQTNVYGNGSTSRGREERYNLWFDPTQDSHTYSILWVSKWIIFYVDNVPIREIRRVDAMGGDFPSKPMSLYATIWDGSSWATGGGKYKVNYQYAPFIAMYSDFVLYGCSVNPTQKAQACHEDIGSDLNATFSGLTSQEKMRMKNFRSKYLKYSYCDDRARYSTPLPECVIDPQEARKLQSEI; this is translated from the coding sequence ATGGTGATGATTTCTTATCTAAGGTTTTTTATTATGTCAATGTCTTTACCTACTATTTCTGTTTATGGGTTCTCAAAAAATTACACTACCTCAACTTTCAACCAATCTTTTTCTCGTTTATTTGGAGATAACCACATTGTTTTTCTTGATGATGAAGGTAACTCAGTTCAAATTTCCCTTGATCAAAGTACAGGTTCTGGTTTCATGTCTCGTGTTTATTACTACTATGCATATTTTAGTGCTTCCATTAAACTTCCAGCAGATTATACTGCTGGAGTGGTGGTTACGTTTTACACATCAAATAGCAATATCTATCAAAATTTCCATGATGAGTTAGATTTTGAGTTCTTGGGCAACGTTAGAGGCCAAAATTGGGTTGTGCAAACCAATGTTTATGGCAATGGAAGCACAAGTAGAGGACGTGAAGAGAGGTACAATCTCTGGTTCGATCCAACCCAAGATTCCCATACCTATAGTATACTTTGGGTTAGTAAATGGATCATTTTTTATGTAGATAATGTCCCTATTAGAGAAATTCGAAGGGTTGACGCAATGGGTGGGGATTTCCCTTCGAAGCCTATGTCTTTGTATGCTACAATTTGGGATGGTTCTTCTTGGGCAACAGGTGGTGGCAAGTACAAAGTAAATTACCAATACGCCCCTTTTATCGCCATGTACTCGGATTTTGTTTTATATGGATGCTCCGTCAACCCGACCCAGAAAGCACAAGCATGTCATGAGGATATAGGGTCAGATTTGAATGCTACTTTTAGTGGCCTAACCAGTCAAGAAAAGATGAGAATGAAGAATTTCAGGTCgaaatatttaaagtattcTTATTGTGATGATCGTGCCAGATATTCGACTCCGTTGCCTGAGTGTGTAATTGATCCACAAGAAGCAAGGAAGTTGCAATCAGAAATCTAG
- the LOC107262108 gene encoding auxin-responsive protein SAUR32-like, with amino-acid sequence MGSGEKSVKNFHLHLPHLHHNHHHKKQARDVPKGCLAIKVGQGEEQQRFIVPVIYFNHPLFMQLLKEAEDEYGFDQKGTITIPCHVEEFRPLLAVDWPMREEDDEDKGR; translated from the exons ATGGGTAGTGGAGAGAAGAGTGTAAAGAATTTCCATCTACACCTGCCTCACCTTCATCACAATCACCACCACAAGAAGCAAGCGAGAGACGTTCCGAAAGGCTGTTTGGCGATCAAAGTAGGCCAGGGAGAGGAGCAGCAGAGATTTATAGTGCCGGTGATATACTTTAATCATCCACTCTTCATGCAATTACTTAAAGAAGCAGAAGATGAATACGGGTTTGATCAGAAGGGTACAATCACTATCCCTTGCCATGTGGAAGAGTTTAG ACCTCTGCTGGCGGTTGATTGGCCGATGAGGGAAGAAGACGATGAAGATAAAGGTCGATAA